Part of the Devosia sp. SL43 genome, GGCCTGCATGGCGATGCCATTGAGGGTTTCCGACAACCGCGGATTTAGCTGCCCCGCCTTACCGAGTTGCACCGTGTCATGGATGATCTGCTCCTGTGGGGTCTCGTTGTAGTTCCGTGCCCTCATGTCGGAGAGCTGCCCATAGTTGACCATAGCGGTTTCCCGCTGCTGGTCCGGGGTGATGGTTTGCTGAGCCCCGTTGATGTCCGTGTAGACGAATGGTCGGAGGTCGTTGAGGCTACCGCCGTTGAGCAGGGTCTGGAGGTTGTTGCCGTTTAGATCAGCCACCGCCAGGGCGTGTTCCTGGTTCCACGTCGCCCGCTGAATGTCGGCATTAATTAGATCCACCTTGGCCATGTACTGCGGGTTCTCCGCGAAGGACATCCCGCTGGGACCCTTAGCGTTGATGATGGCGGCGGCGTACTCAGGATTGGTTGAGGCGATGCGGGCGGCGTTGGTGAGGAGCTGGGCGTCTAGCGCCTTGTTGTCCACCCCAAGTGTCCCCTCGGTGCCCATGACTGGGTATGTACTGAAGAGGATGTCGGCTGTCTGCGCTGGGTCGCTGCCGTTGATCACGGCGTGTTTCAAGAAGCCCTCCATGCCGAGGTACGCGGCGTCTGTGCGCTGCTCGGTGGCCTGCTCGTTCATGCGGTTGATTCCGAACTGGGTGACCTGTTCACGGGCTGACCCAAAGGCCGCTGCGATCTGCTGGCCCATGATGGGATTGTCGCCGTACTTCTCCAGCTCAGCATTCAGCCACTTGGTGGCTTCCGCGTTGGGGTCACCAGTGTTCCAGTCGAACTCGGTCTGCATGTGCTGGGTGAACTCGGCAGCAGCGGCCTCGCCGTAACGCTGGCCTAGGAGCTTGCCTGCGGCGGTGTTCGCGAAGGGGTCGGCATAGGACGGGATGTTGCCCGCCCGCACCTGAGCCTTGATCTCGTCGTTGGTCATGCCATGGATGCGGCGTTCCTCGGCCCAGGTGTTGTTCTGCTGGACGAGAGGGGCGACCGAACTGGCAATGCTGCCGATCTGACCGACAGCCGAGGAGAAGAAGCTAAGTGCCGCTGCGGTGGCCTCGAAGCGACGATCTATGGATGCCTGTGCGGCTGCCGCGAAGGTGTCGCTGGGGAGTGGTGCAGGCTTGAGCTGGGCGGTGTTGCCGAACTCGGGGACCTGGATACGTGTCTGTGTCATGTCTGTTCCTTTGAAATGAGAAAGGCCCCCAGCGGGATTGCTGAGGGCCTGTGATGGTTGATGAGGGCGCTAGGGCTTCAGAATTGCTGGAGGCCTTCCCAAGCACGCGGAAGTGGTGGCGAGAGCTGGGGAGTGTTCGCCGCCGAATTGGCCAGTGCATCTGCCCGGATATTCACGGGGTCATCGGCGTGTCCGCGAACCCATTCCCAGGTGATGTCCAGGCCTTGGCAAGCGGCGACCAACTGTGTCCAGAGATCAACATTTTGAACCGGCTTTCCGTCACCCTTTCGCCACCCCCGCCGCTGCCATCCAGGTAGCCAATCGGTCATCCCCTGGATCAGGAGGCGGCTGTCGCTGCGGATCACTATTGGTGGCATCGGTCGGTCCAGCAGGTACTCAATGGACATCGCCCGGATCGCCTCCAGGGCTGCCGACATTTCCATCCTATTGTTGGTCGTGTTGGTCTGGCTCGTGCCGCACAGTTCGCGCTCATCGACAACCACGCCGTCTTTGAGCCACTGGATAACGGCACCCCAGCCGCCAGGGCCAGGGTTCCCGATGCAGGCGCCATCGGTGTAGATCAGCAACGTGGTTTGAGGTTTCTTAGTCATAGGTTTCCCTTCGCCCCGGTTCGCCGGGGTCTTGTGAGGTGATGAAGTTGCGTGTTGCGCCCCTATAGAGTGATGCAACACACAACGAGACTGGCGAAGGAGGGCAGAGCCCCCCTCCTGAGTGTTGGTGGAAGTTAGAAGTCGCTGTTGTCGTCAGGTCCGGTGTCGTCGAGATCAAGGCTGTGGCCAGCGGCTTGCCGGTCCCTCAGCCCACGGGCTTCTCCTAGGTAGCCCTTGAGGCCATCCTCGGTAGCCAGCCCCCGAGCGACGATGAGCTGTGCCCTGCGACTGACGGTGCCCTTGTTCACGCCCAGCGCATCCGCGACTTCCTGCTGGCTCACGAAGTTCAGCGACTGGAAAGCCTTGAGGGTCTGCACCAGGCTGTCCTCCTGGTCATCCTCAACCTTCCAACCGGTGTCCTCTAAGGACCACGTCTTGGGCGCAATGGTGCCGTCGCCCTTGGCACGGAACTTTGAGAACGCCGCAACAAAGGACGCCTTACCAGGTGTCGAGACGGCAGGCTTCTTCAGCCCCAGGATGACCTCGAACGTGGTGTTGAGGGCGGTCGACCCCCGTGGCTCCTGGCCGTCCTTCCTCGCATGATGAACAAGGATGGTGGTGATGCCCGCCGCCTTCATTCGCAGCAGGAAGGTCTGGACGGTCCGGAACGCGGTGGAGTCGTTCTCGTCGGCAAGACCATCAGCTACCGTCGAGAGGTTGTCGATGATGAGAACCTCCACTTTGTCCTTTCGGCAGCGCTCTAGGAGTGCCAATTGGTGATCCTGAAGGGTGATGTCGAAGAACTCGCTCTCCGGGTCCTGGGCCTGCCTAGCGATGACCTCCAAGTTGCGACCGGCAGCAGCGCGGTCCACCCGATCTACAGCCCCATTCCCCAACAGCATCCTCAGGCGATCCTGAAGGTCCATAAGGTTCATCTCGCCATCGACGATCAGGACCTTCCTGGGCTTCGGTGCGGTCCATTCCCACACCTTGCCCCCTCCGGCGATGGCAAGCGCCAGGGAGAGCGTGAGCATGGTCTTGCCCACACCTGACCCTGCCCAGATCAAGCAGCTCTCGCCGGTCCTGAACCACGGCTCTAGGACGTACTCGCGGGTTGGGAATTGGGTATCGAAGAGCTTGCCAAGGGAGACGCCCTTTAGGTCACCGCAGGCTGTCACTGGCGATGTCACAGCGGCCACCCTACTGCTCCCCCTCAGGCTTGAACGTAGGTGTCCCCAGAACCAGCGATAGGGCCTCGTCCTCCTGGTATCGGCGGCGCTGCTTATCCTCCAGCACCTTCTTGGCGATATGGGCCCCGTAGGTCGGCAGCCCGGTCTCCATCAGCACACCAGCAAGGGTCCTCATGGTCTTCGCTGAGGTGTCCCGGTAGTAGTTCTTCGGCTTGCCCTTCTGGTGATCCCAGCTCACCCCTACGCTCAGCGAGGGGGCATAGCTGCGGAACATCCTGGCCAGTTGAAACCCGAAGGCATCGACGGTGCCCTCGAAGCGGGACATGTCGAGTTCATGGAGGTAGCCCATGGCCATCACGGCAACGATG contains:
- the rnhA gene encoding ribonuclease HI, which codes for MTKKPQTTLLIYTDGACIGNPGPGGWGAVIQWLKDGVVVDERELCGTSQTNTTNNRMEMSAALEAIRAMSIEYLLDRPMPPIVIRSDSRLLIQGMTDWLPGWQRRGWRKGDGKPVQNVDLWTQLVAACQGLDITWEWVRGHADDPVNIRADALANSAANTPQLSPPLPRAWEGLQQF
- a CDS encoding AAA family ATPase; this translates as MAAVTSPVTACGDLKGVSLGKLFDTQFPTREYVLEPWFRTGESCLIWAGSGVGKTMLTLSLALAIAGGGKVWEWTAPKPRKVLIVDGEMNLMDLQDRLRMLLGNGAVDRVDRAAAGRNLEVIARQAQDPESEFFDITLQDHQLALLERCRKDKVEVLIIDNLSTVADGLADENDSTAFRTVQTFLLRMKAAGITTILVHHARKDGQEPRGSTALNTTFEVILGLKKPAVSTPGKASFVAAFSKFRAKGDGTIAPKTWSLEDTGWKVEDDQEDSLVQTLKAFQSLNFVSQQEVADALGVNKGTVSRRAQLIVARGLATEDGLKGYLGEARGLRDRQAAGHSLDLDDTGPDDNSDF